The DNA region AAATATTATACTTCTTGTATATTGTACTCTTTCAATGTATTATGACCGGTAGAAATACGCTAGTCGGTATATCGAATAACAATTTATTAACGATCCAATCTTGTCGTTTCTTCACGATCTATGCAGCCGGCATGGACAATACAAGGTCCAGTATCCAACTGATGATCAATGTGAATAACGACCACTTTATAGGCAAGACATACATGAGTGAATAAAGAGAGTTACTCTTGACATAATAgataatcaataaaaaggaTTACTCAGGATTAAGTATTGTCCGGCGGTCAAGGTCTAATTAGCACCGAATTAAAGAAATCATATTTCACTCTAAATAACAATGtaagcattttttttacacGGTAACAGTATGCCCCAAAATTGAGAAGAGCAGTGCATTAAATAAAAAGAGAGTTGTTTGAAGcatatttaacaatatattgattacCTTTAAGGTTAGGCCCGTATGCTTATCTTCTTGGTCCgtttaacaataaaaacatatgctTTATACAGTAGCCATATGCATTGTGCATTCTTAGTGGGGTTTTATTAacttaaagaaaatgttttcaagACAAAATCTCTTCTTTCTAAGTTTGGAgaaaatcttaaattaaaaatacctcGGATATATAAAGACGATATGCTTTAAGAAATAATTCTAGAGGCAAGCAGAAATGaagatgtttaaaataatagcacagtggagggggggggggggggctcgggATGAGAGGTTATATGTAGCATGGAAATAAATAAGgtagaaatatattcattaaaaaaacataacatgAGAATGAAATTTCTATAGAAGCAAGCAAAATATATTAGCTAAGtttgtttcattattttaaaggcATGGCAACGATTTGAGtgtttattttccatttttgaaTATAACAATGGTATTTTAGACTTTGAATTTTGcccaaattaaatgaaaaaagaaatattctcCGACCACGACGAGACTCGAACTCGCAATCTTCCGATTCGAAGTCGGACGCCTTATCCATTAGGCCACGCGGTCATACCAAACTCTGTGTGTAATAAGAGATAGATCCATAATTTCACATGACCTAAATAGCGGAGATTTTTGTTACTGTTTGTAAATCTTAGAAggtgaataaaaatataatcacGATATATCATATACACAGCTCAATATAGGCTATGCAACTTAACCCGTAAAAAAATGGCATTTACCGATTCAAAAGGAAAGACAACTCAtcgtttttcttcttttatttgaaatatttaatcaaaatccGCGTCTTCCAACTGCTGGTGGGATGGAATCTGTAAATATTGCAACAAATAAAGTATTTGAAaccttgaaaataaaaacatttacctactttttaattgaaatatttcgtAATTTGGCAGCGTTTGAATCCAATTGTCTATGATCAGGCAATGTTCTAAGCAGCCGCAGGTTCCCGACCTTTTACAGACAATCGCGCACAATTCATTACTATAGTATAGTATTTCTAATCAGAaaagtcataattattttaataatgtcTATTGGTTTGATAATTATTGAGCTTCAGAAATACAAAAGTAGCAAGTTTactatgaaatatataaatgaaaataaaatgatttaaatttaaagtctaaaaatttatgtatatatatatacattaaaataatcaCTTTGAAATTCTCTTGTTTTCGAATTACAATTGTcgcataattttaaattatgattattcaTTCACAATGATACCTTTCAATATCTCAATAACTGTAATGAGATTTATGAAttcgtaaattttaattttaaaaatgatctaACGCCAATCAATTGTTTACGGCTCTTTATGCtgtaaatcaaaatatgatGTCGCTGTGAATgtagaaatttttttcaatattttaaatattacatagTAGAATATTTAGCGTTATGTTCTAAGTAAGGTAGATCGTAAATTGTACTTAATATGATCTAACTATTACTTGACCCACCCACAACAGTAACTAAATATAGCGAGATTAAATCTATATTACATCTGATTACATTCAGAATGCCATCAACTCAGtacttattttgtttattgcttGCACAAACGACCTTCAGAGTCGTAAATTATTTCATGGCTCCACTGTATTCAATGACTCAATTGTGACCTACGtagtactctctctctctctctctctctctctctctctctctctctctctctctctctctctctcgtggtTCTCTCTCGTGGTTTGTTGAGATATACAAGATACTTACTAGGGCGGAAGGCGTCACAGTCCTCATCTATACGACCATCGCCATCATTGTCTTTTGTATTGATAGAAAAAAAGgagtttttattattaaaagacACTTGTAATGAAGCgtgtaaatgaaaatattcaatgtgttcatattGTAATACACAGCACGGTCTAAATTCTGCAGAAAATTATTAAAAGGTGAATTATTGTAAAACCATAATCTTTAATACCTTTTCCGTCGGCCCTCTCTTCGTCGATTTCTCCGTCACAGTCATTATCTATTTCATCGCCGTACTGCATTGGTTTAGCTCTACAACCCTAGTTAAGaaatatatcaaacaaaacaacaattatgatatcatataaaatcatgatataatgttataataatttttcttcCTACCGTGAATTTAGAATATCATGTGCATGGCCAATGATTTTAGTTTCTCACTGTGTTAACTGGAGTCAGTAGCAGACCAATAGGAAAAGCGTAGGATTCAAGGTTTGCTTTTCCAAAGAGAATTCCCCCAATGACAGTGGTGGGGTTTGTGTGGGTCACAGAATGGGTTCCAACGGAGACCTTCAGAAATCCAGCCACTAGATTACTTCCAGGAATCGTCACGTAATGCTGGTTGTGGGGCAGAGGATGGTTGTCCAGTCTCAGACCGTTCTTCTGGGCAACGTCGACCACGAACATGAAATAGTTGGTGTACTCTCCTTTAGAGTATTCGGGTGTGGTAAATGTATAGTCTGCAGCATATTGTTCAATGGGCGGGACAATCAACATAGCAGGGTCGGCCAAATCCGTCCCTCCTTTCTGAGTCTTGGAAAATTGAAAGACTGAGATCGGTTTATCGGATGTTATATGGGAATACAAAGCTGAGTCATATTCTTTCTTAGCATACGTTCCAGCTTTTGAAATTGTGAAGTGATCATGAAATGCCTTGCCGTTGATTACACCTGAAACATTGACATGGGTGTTGTCCTCACTAGCAAGGAACTGGAATATGTCACCCACAGCTCTCTCTGGTATTGGTACGGTGGCATAGTTCTTGCCCCAAGAAGACACTGGAAGCAACATCTCGACCAAATGATCACGTGACCCGCCTGTATTTCCGACCACAGCCTTCCTATTTCCACTGAGGACCCCGACGGGTTTATCAGAGACAATGTGCGCACCGCTGAGATCGGGAACAGCATGGAGCTCAAATGTACTGAATCTATCCAACGTCACGTTAATCCATTGGTTTTTAGTGTACATATGGCCTTTGTACGTAACATTAACATGAGGAGTATTTGGAAGCTGAATCGCAACATGAGTTTGGTCCTGAACTCCAATAACGGCAAAAACACAATAGTAATAGGAGGGCGAGTATGACATGGTATAATACTCTGTTCCCAAGACGTCCGTTGGCAACGCCAAATAGCCGTCGTCGGAATAAACTTCCCTGTTGACTCCATAGACAACGATTTCGTCATCTGCTTGAATTAGAATACCCTTCTTACTGAATTCAGTTTGGTTTAAACGATAGCTTGTGTCGACAGCAACTCGTTTGACGTGTCCATTTGTAATGGAGAAGCTGTCGTGCAGGTGGGAGTTTTGCACACCTGGAGACGTAACCGTTACGTGAACGAGGTGCGATTTGGCCGTGGTGATAAAAATTTCGGGCTGAATGTCcctattttctaaaattttgttgtCCATAAACGTAATAATGAACTCAGTTCCTCTGTTATCGAGAGCACCTGAAATACAGAACCTCACTTCTTTTTATGTTCCATAATTTTGAAACgacctaaatattttttttgcaaattgaaAGTGCGTTCTattataagaaaatattaccTAACGCAACGTGAAAACATAATACCACTAGGTTAAGAATGGTCCAAAACATCTTGAAGGCAGCCAAAATTCGAACTCCAATCAGTAGGCTTATCAGTGACAGGAGTGACCGTTCTAATTTATTAGTAAATATCGGTCATGTAATCTTTGACTTTTCATGTTTAAGGTGGATCCTTATTCACAATTGTTTTGTTAAAGTAACTTTTCTCTTGAAATAATTAGTATAGCGTGTGTACTTCAAACGCCACACACAGTAATGTCTTCTGACCAGAATCGCCACAATATGTATACCCCTTTTTCATAACACAGTTTCAGCCAAATTCCATTTTTAGCAGTTCAAAATATATTGTTCAAGcaaaacttattttaaatatatattttcaaatcaagTATTATGTGAGAAACACATAACAGTTgtcatttttaattatcaacTGATATGAAAGATGTATGGGAAGATTGCCAAAGTTTAGAATGAAAATTACAACAAAGTTTGACTTATcttgaaatgtttttataattttatggtttagtatcttatttttttcttttgacttTTCGATTTATACATGTTGTAGATGCAGATTTGTATGTCCTGGTCTTGAACTAAATCGTATAGACGACCTTGGAGCTACAGTTCCGTACGTGTTAAAAGTACTAATTAGAATCACGGCGCCCTAAAATTTacgctagttttggactttttaaaatttaagaattcaAGTTCTGTACAATTATTTGATTTCTATCTATTCTTcggatatatattttaatagataTTCTCACTTTACTTGAATCTGAATATGTTTTTAACATCGTCACAGTCCCGTAAAGTGAGGTGGTGTAGTTTGGTTACATGTAAAAAAGGCGATTCTCGATCTCGACGTGAGTTTAACATACTTTTTTTCTGAAGTCGATTAGATTGTTTAAttaaggttcctcgacacataaaaaaattatttgatgggtcgatagagaatcttttttgaaatatgattccACAAAGCAGATACCAATCtcggctttcagttattttatacaatttgttttttttagtttttagtgAAACAGGAAAAACTGTTCAACATCTTCATCGATCTATCAAATAATGGATTACATATACCTTAAGATAAAGCCTAATGCAAGTAAAGTGACGACATCAGTAGAAAAATATCTGGTGAATTTAATGGTGTCTATTTTTTCTAcagatataataaaaatatagagGTTAGAAtgcttattattattatatttattttatctcttcaacttttaaa from Crassostrea angulata isolate pt1a10 chromosome 7, ASM2561291v2, whole genome shotgun sequence includes:
- the LOC128156858 gene encoding IgGFc-binding protein-like: MSLSWALLLLVPSLMECAPSWSYGWGNTWQDLPFCSSDPVPCDMALKMYAATSPNSQEIYNTDRQICTCPDGNTCPSGWITQGDKTITRDILSRGRRIGIALHYCNPLGAVRSCEDGETAMVMEGGNIPERIRSVNCKCQGQDPMKIKKSYMVGWKWNHDLVCDMPRCNINRSDGGMCEKIRKVRDPQTWLETYVNTNLCECPTGYDCIQESRLNKEVFYGALDNRGTEFIITFMDNKILENRDIQPEIFITTAKSHLVHVTVTSPGVQNSHLHDSFSITNGHVKRVAVDTSYRLNQTEFSKKGILIQADDEIVVYGVNREVYSDDGYLALPTDVLGTEYYTMSYSPSYYYCVFAVIGVQDQTHVAIQLPNTPHVNVTYKGHMYTKNQWINVTLDRFSTFELHAVPDLSGAHIVSDKPVGVLSGNRKAVVGNTGGSRDHLVEMLLPVSSWGKNYATVPIPERAVGDIFQFLASEDNTHVNVSGVINGKAFHDHFTISKAGTYAKKEYDSALYSHITSDKPISVFQFSKTQKGGTDLADPAMLIVPPIEQYAADYTFTTPEYSKGEYTNYFMFVVDVAQKNGLRLDNHPLPHNQHYVTIPGSNLVAGFLKVSVGTHSVTHTNPTTVIGGILFGKANLESYAFPIGLLLTPVNTVRN